In the Corynebacterium suedekumii genome, one interval contains:
- the ptsP gene encoding phosphoenolpyruvate--protein phosphotransferase, whose translation MEGVHSTSVKGTGVVAGIAYAPAVWVRPRPELPKAGATVPAGEREAEYERFVAAADLVSERLLARSAHVEGSASEVLKATAGMVADRGWRKAARKAVNSGHPAENATVEATDKFVTMFEAAGGVMAERTTDLKDIRDRVLAELRGEEEPGLPEVDGEAVLFADDLSPADTATLDTDHIVALVTELGGPTSHTAIIARQLNLPCIVAVGSAISSIPAGEKVLIDGAMGTITMDTDPEASAERVRESRERAAVVAQWRGPAQTRDGHRVQLLANVAAGNAARVAAEGQAEGIGLYRTEMSFLSASEEPSVDEQARIYRKVFDAFPDSKVVIRTLDAGSDKPIAYATMTVEENPALGVRGLRIANSNEPLLTRQLDAIAQAAEGRGEGATTWVMAPMVATAREAKWFAGLCRERGLIAGAMIEVPAAALMADKLMPHLDFVSIGTNDLTQYTMAADRLSPQLAYLTDPWQPAVLRLIRHTCLIGHDTQTPVGVCGEAAADPMLACVLTGLGVDSLSAASTALPGVGAQLADVDLETCKKAAELALESVGAAAAREAVRELLQG comes from the coding sequence ATGGAGGGTGTCCACAGCACCTCTGTCAAGGGCACCGGCGTCGTCGCCGGCATCGCCTACGCCCCGGCGGTCTGGGTACGGCCCCGACCGGAGCTGCCCAAGGCCGGCGCAACCGTGCCGGCGGGGGAGCGGGAGGCAGAGTACGAGCGCTTCGTCGCCGCCGCGGACCTCGTGTCCGAGCGACTCCTCGCCCGTTCAGCCCACGTCGAGGGCTCCGCGTCCGAGGTGCTCAAGGCCACCGCCGGCATGGTCGCCGACCGCGGCTGGCGCAAGGCGGCCCGGAAGGCCGTCAACTCTGGTCACCCCGCCGAGAACGCCACCGTGGAGGCCACGGACAAGTTCGTCACCATGTTTGAGGCCGCCGGCGGAGTCATGGCCGAACGCACCACCGACCTCAAGGACATCCGCGACCGGGTCCTCGCCGAACTGCGCGGCGAAGAGGAACCTGGACTGCCGGAGGTCGACGGTGAGGCCGTGCTCTTCGCCGACGATCTCTCCCCGGCCGACACCGCCACCCTCGACACCGACCACATCGTCGCCCTGGTCACCGAGCTGGGCGGGCCCACCAGTCACACCGCCATCATCGCCCGCCAGCTCAACCTCCCGTGCATCGTCGCCGTCGGTTCCGCCATCTCCTCCATCCCCGCCGGCGAGAAGGTCCTCATCGACGGCGCCATGGGCACCATCACCATGGACACCGACCCGGAGGCCTCCGCAGAGCGAGTCCGCGAATCCCGGGAACGCGCCGCCGTCGTCGCCCAGTGGCGCGGCCCCGCCCAGACCCGCGACGGACATCGCGTCCAGCTGCTGGCCAACGTCGCCGCCGGCAACGCCGCCCGCGTCGCCGCGGAAGGTCAGGCCGAGGGAATCGGCCTCTACCGCACCGAGATGAGCTTCCTCTCCGCCTCTGAGGAACCCAGCGTCGATGAGCAGGCCCGCATCTACCGCAAGGTCTTCGACGCCTTCCCGGACTCCAAGGTGGTCATCCGCACCCTCGACGCCGGATCGGATAAGCCGATCGCCTACGCCACCATGACCGTGGAGGAGAACCCGGCCCTTGGTGTGCGCGGCCTGCGCATCGCCAACAGCAACGAGCCGTTGCTCACCCGCCAGCTCGACGCCATCGCCCAGGCCGCCGAAGGCCGCGGCGAGGGTGCCACCACCTGGGTCATGGCCCCGATGGTCGCCACCGCCCGGGAGGCCAAGTGGTTCGCCGGCCTGTGCCGGGAGCGCGGCCTCATCGCCGGCGCCATGATTGAGGTCCCCGCCGCCGCCCTCATGGCGGACAAGCTCATGCCGCACCTGGACTTCGTGTCCATCGGCACCAACGACCTCACGCAGTACACGATGGCCGCGGACCGACTGTCCCCGCAGCTGGCCTACCTCACCGACCCGTGGCAGCCCGCCGTCCTCCGCCTGATCCGCCACACCTGTCTCATCGGGCACGACACCCAGACCCCGGTCGGTGTCTGCGGCGAGGCAGCGGCCGACCCGATGCTCGCCTGCGTCCTCACCGGACTCGGAGTCGACTCGCTCTCGGCCGCTTCGAC
- a CDS encoding 1-phosphofructokinase family hexose kinase produces MILTLTPNPSIDATMQLTDPLQRGQVIRPAAISQVAGGKGVNVTHALTLAGRRTLAVVPADEDDPFIALARQADIPIHAVPVTEGVRMNTTLTEPDGTTTKINGPGATITDDAEAEIIRILTTLGTQCSWLVLAGSLPPGVPTDWYTRVLSTVRRSLPGLPVAVDTSDEAIMALGEGLETAAPNLLKPNGLELGQLVGVDGEELESAAADGDLRPVVDAARKIITRGVEEVLVTLGASGAVLVIENRAWHATPPPVEVKSTVGAGDSSLAGYLMARADSLPADQCLVRAVAYGAAATALPGTTIPSPGHLNLTDTRVRELHS; encoded by the coding sequence GTGATCCTCACCTTGACGCCGAATCCCAGCATCGACGCCACGATGCAGTTGACGGATCCTCTGCAACGCGGACAGGTCATCCGACCCGCCGCCATCTCCCAGGTCGCCGGCGGCAAAGGGGTCAACGTCACCCACGCCCTCACCCTGGCCGGGCGCCGGACGCTGGCCGTGGTCCCCGCCGACGAGGATGATCCCTTCATCGCCCTCGCCCGGCAGGCGGACATCCCGATCCATGCGGTCCCGGTCACCGAGGGTGTGCGCATGAACACCACCCTGACGGAGCCCGACGGCACGACCACCAAGATCAACGGCCCGGGGGCCACCATCACCGACGATGCCGAAGCGGAGATCATCCGCATCCTCACCACACTGGGCACGCAGTGCTCCTGGCTGGTGCTGGCTGGATCCCTGCCACCCGGGGTACCCACCGACTGGTACACGAGGGTGCTGTCCACGGTGCGCCGCTCCCTGCCGGGACTGCCGGTCGCGGTCGACACCTCCGACGAGGCGATCATGGCCCTGGGCGAGGGACTGGAGACCGCCGCGCCCAACCTGCTCAAACCGAACGGGCTGGAACTCGGCCAGCTGGTCGGGGTCGACGGGGAGGAACTCGAGTCCGCGGCCGCCGACGGCGATCTCCGCCCGGTGGTTGATGCGGCCCGCAAGATCATCACCCGGGGTGTGGAGGAAGTCCTGGTCACCCTCGGCGCCTCCGGCGCCGTCCTGGTCATCGAGAATCGGGCCTGGCACGCCACCCCACCCCCGGTGGAGGTGAAGTCCACGGTCGGTGCCGGGGACAGCTCGCTTGCGGGCTATCTCATGGCGCGGGCGGACAGCCTGCCCGCCGATCAGTGCCTCGTCCGGGCCGTGGCCTACGGTGCCGCCGCCACTGCCCTGCCCGGGACGACCATCCCCTCCCCCGGCCATCTCAATCTCACCGACACGCGCGTACGCGAACTCCACTCCTAG
- a CDS encoding HPr family phosphocarrier protein: MASKTVTVGSAVGLHARPASIVADAAGEYDDDIILTLAGDDDEEADAASSLMIMALGAEKGDQVTVTSDNAEAVEKIAALIESDLDA, encoded by the coding sequence ATGGCTTCCAAGACCGTCACCGTCGGCTCCGCCGTCGGCCTGCACGCCCGCCCCGCCTCCATCGTCGCTGACGCCGCCGGCGAGTACGACGACGACATCATCCTCACCCTCGCCGGTGATGACGACGAGGAGGCCGACGCCGCCTCCTCGCTGATGATCATGGCCCTCGGCGCGGAGAAGGGTGACCAGGTCACCGTCACCTCCGACAACGCCGAGGCCGTGGAGAAGATCGCCGCGCTCATCGAGTCGGACCTCGACGCCTGA
- a CDS encoding GyrI-like domain-containing protein, whose protein sequence is MSDYRTVTVPAHHVLASRETISADAMVDYFDRAFTQAARTLAAAGLRPTGAARAYYFSPPTDTVDLAGGFVVPGDGLDAVTRAIDPASGLAVHLIPESRAMVTSHHGGYDGLPQAWQELVDHAHAQGEELSAPCWEEYVTMPTPEADPADMVTDLYQPLV, encoded by the coding sequence ATGAGCGACTACCGCACCGTGACCGTCCCCGCCCACCACGTCCTAGCCAGCCGGGAGACCATCTCTGCCGACGCCATGGTCGACTACTTCGACCGGGCCTTCACCCAGGCCGCGCGGACGCTGGCTGCGGCCGGCCTGCGCCCGACCGGTGCGGCCCGTGCGTACTACTTCTCGCCGCCGACCGACACCGTCGACCTGGCGGGTGGCTTCGTCGTCCCCGGGGACGGGCTCGACGCCGTGACCCGGGCCATCGACCCGGCCTCCGGGCTGGCGGTCCACCTCATCCCGGAATCCCGCGCCATGGTCACCTCACACCACGGCGGATACGACGGCCTTCCGCAGGCGTGGCAGGAGCTCGTCGACCACGCCCATGCGCAGGGGGAGGAACTCTCGGCACCGTGCTGGGAGGAATATGTCACGATGCCCACTCCTGAGGCCGATCCGGCGGACATGGTCACCGACCTCTACCAGCCGCTGGTCTGA
- a CDS encoding phosphotransferase: MLLDAPTLTRLLHHRVEPTHLRIKPGRSTHVAWRNPDTGEVGWTLWTIDPDKYAKSMFRAGDLLTVHDATGPYLFSGPWYADRRLIPALRGLPVDPAELDILRYIPHRRVVARAGERVLRVHAVPVDADPARTWLHHGVPTLPVTRHSPHIVSTPWWGAGDLRTHPDHLGAARAAGRAIARLHHTPVESGTPVCPVDPHGAADAVARHAPTLAPEAISIADRIAPLLDSDRPAVNLHGDLSPDQVLVAGPDSDEIRLIDTDRAGAGPAVRDLGTWKANASTDQWTAFCAGYREDGGDVHLTEIAAWEAYAHLSAALDPLRRDPGNENWETEVAARLDAARAALDLLPRGSVHRVWPAGERLAVEYLDADGTVRAGFRADGVFHPVPSPAGGTVISHRPGKRAVVRREDGSYSKLVKKGRARRILTAINAARPLAEHFRTPRILGAGDDHVTFAPLEGLSLHDPTAFTDEQWRTAWRDIARALGRAQQEQAPASTPVHTAADEVAVLRQWVRTSRVLVPDPVRLQEATERVIADLAGLPERLAPAHRDLHDKQLFHHPELGPGLIDVDTACLADPALDVGNLRAHARLRHLQGLWTGEQARVVTSEFPSDAAVEVYERASLVRLACVYAFRPRWAPLVAPVLGEIFSRV; the protein is encoded by the coding sequence ATGCTTCTCGACGCCCCCACCCTCACTCGCCTGCTCCACCACCGCGTCGAACCCACCCACCTGCGGATCAAACCCGGCCGCAGCACCCACGTCGCCTGGCGCAACCCGGACACCGGCGAGGTCGGCTGGACCCTGTGGACCATCGACCCGGACAAGTACGCCAAGAGCATGTTCCGGGCCGGGGACCTGCTCACCGTCCACGACGCCACCGGACCGTACCTGTTCAGCGGCCCCTGGTACGCCGACCGCCGGCTCATCCCGGCACTCCGCGGCCTGCCCGTCGACCCGGCCGAGCTGGACATCCTCCGCTACATCCCGCACCGCCGTGTGGTGGCCCGGGCAGGGGAGCGGGTCCTGCGCGTCCACGCCGTCCCGGTCGACGCCGACCCCGCCCGGACCTGGCTCCACCACGGGGTGCCCACCCTCCCCGTGACCCGGCACAGCCCCCACATCGTGTCCACCCCCTGGTGGGGTGCCGGCGACCTGCGGACACACCCCGACCATCTCGGCGCCGCCCGGGCGGCCGGACGCGCGATCGCCCGCCTGCACCACACCCCGGTCGAATCCGGAACGCCGGTGTGCCCCGTCGACCCGCACGGTGCCGCCGACGCGGTTGCCCGACACGCCCCGACCCTGGCACCGGAGGCCATCTCGATCGCCGACCGAATCGCCCCGCTGCTCGACAGCGACCGCCCCGCCGTCAACCTCCACGGGGACCTCTCGCCCGACCAGGTGCTCGTCGCCGGCCCCGACAGCGACGAGATCCGGCTCATCGACACCGACCGCGCCGGCGCGGGCCCGGCGGTGCGCGACCTCGGAACATGGAAGGCGAACGCGTCGACCGACCAGTGGACCGCCTTCTGTGCCGGCTACCGGGAGGACGGCGGGGACGTCCACCTCACCGAGATCGCCGCCTGGGAGGCCTACGCCCACCTTTCCGCCGCCCTCGACCCGCTGCGCCGTGACCCGGGCAACGAGAACTGGGAGACCGAGGTCGCCGCCCGCCTCGACGCCGCCCGTGCCGCCCTCGACCTGTTGCCCCGGGGGTCCGTCCACCGGGTCTGGCCCGCCGGGGAACGCCTCGCCGTGGAGTACCTCGACGCCGACGGCACGGTCCGCGCCGGGTTCCGCGCCGACGGCGTGTTCCATCCGGTGCCGTCCCCGGCCGGCGGGACCGTCATCTCCCACCGACCGGGGAAACGTGCCGTCGTGCGCCGCGAGGACGGCAGCTACTCCAAGCTGGTGAAGAAGGGCCGGGCACGGCGGATCCTCACCGCGATCAACGCCGCCCGCCCGCTGGCCGAGCACTTCCGCACCCCGCGGATCCTCGGCGCCGGGGACGACCACGTCACCTTCGCCCCGCTCGAGGGGCTCAGCCTCCACGACCCCACCGCGTTCACGGATGAGCAGTGGCGCACCGCATGGCGCGACATCGCCCGCGCCCTGGGCCGGGCGCAGCAGGAACAGGCGCCGGCGTCCACCCCGGTCCACACCGCGGCGGACGAGGTCGCCGTCCTGCGGCAGTGGGTGCGCACCAGCCGCGTGCTCGTCCCGGACCCCGTCCGCCTGCAGGAGGCCACCGAGCGGGTCATCGCGGACCTGGCCGGCCTGCCCGAGCGGCTGGCCCCGGCCCACCGCGACCTGCACGACAAGCAGCTGTTCCACCACCCGGAGCTCGGCCCCGGACTCATCGACGTGGACACCGCCTGTCTGGCCGACCCCGCCCTGGACGTGGGCAACCTCCGGGCCCACGCCCGCCTCCGTCACCTGCAGGGGCTGTGGACCGGCGAGCAGGCCCGGGTGGTGACCTCCGAGTTCCCCTCCGACGCCGCCGTCGAGGTGTATGAGCGGGCAAGCCTCGTCCGGCTGGCGTGCGTGTACGCGTTCCGCCCTAGGTGGGCACCCCTTGTGGCACCTGTGCTGGGGGAAATATTCTCCCGGGTATGA
- a CDS encoding ABC transporter ATP-binding protein has translation MRSVIPAPLRRTLALIDLREHRLLIIVGLLALIGDVAFRILEPWPMKIAVDTVTRALGADIAVATGTPEDVTTTLVMWALILAGIVAGRAVCNYISTIAFAKTGVKVVTRLRTRVFDHIQSLSLQYHSRASIGDTSQRLVGDMGRLQEVAVTAGLPLIGNLATVVVLFIVVMVLNPVLSLVVVATAALYLLISSVAAPQITAASRATRKGEGRLVGDAAEALAAIRVVQAYGLEDTIASSFAAGNQKALTANIRARRLAARLERSTDVLVGLATAVVLGFGGWQVMQGMMTPGDIVLFMMYLKTAMKPLRDMAKYTGRIARAQASGERIADLMDEPVDIADPAEPRDMIGVEGTVTYDRISARDGHGRPLFTDLGLTIPAGQRVGLLGPSGAGKSTLAGYLVRLADVDTGAVRLDHYDTRDVRRDELRQQVSILFQESVLFATTVRENIRYGRLTATDDEVIDAARRAGAHDFIMALPDGYDSVLGNRGDTLSGGQRQRLAIARSMVRDSAVVVLDEPTTGLDPASRALVEESLHELTRGRTTLAITHDISMIRSLDRLLWLEDGQIVEDGTPAELLTDPDTRISAWARTQEDAVHQKELL, from the coding sequence GTGAGATCCGTGATTCCCGCCCCACTGCGCCGCACCCTCGCGCTCATCGACCTGCGCGAGCACCGCCTCCTGATCATCGTCGGCCTCCTCGCCCTCATCGGTGACGTGGCATTCCGCATCCTCGAACCCTGGCCGATGAAGATCGCCGTGGACACCGTCACCCGGGCCCTCGGCGCCGACATCGCGGTCGCCACCGGCACCCCGGAGGACGTCACCACAACCCTCGTGATGTGGGCACTCATCCTCGCCGGCATCGTCGCCGGGCGGGCGGTGTGCAACTACATCTCCACCATCGCCTTCGCCAAGACCGGTGTGAAGGTGGTGACCCGCCTGCGCACCCGCGTCTTCGACCACATCCAGTCCCTGTCGCTGCAGTACCACTCCCGCGCCTCCATCGGCGACACCTCCCAGCGACTCGTCGGCGACATGGGCCGCCTCCAGGAGGTGGCGGTGACCGCGGGCCTGCCGCTGATCGGCAACCTCGCCACCGTCGTCGTCCTGTTCATCGTCGTCATGGTGCTCAACCCCGTGCTCTCGCTCGTCGTCGTCGCCACCGCCGCGTTGTACCTGCTCATCTCCTCGGTCGCCGCACCACAGATCACCGCCGCCTCCCGCGCCACCCGCAAGGGTGAGGGGCGCCTGGTCGGGGACGCCGCCGAGGCGCTCGCCGCCATCCGCGTCGTCCAGGCCTACGGACTCGAGGACACCATCGCCAGCAGTTTCGCCGCCGGCAACCAGAAGGCACTGACCGCCAACATCCGCGCCCGCCGCCTGGCCGCCCGCCTGGAGCGCTCCACCGACGTCCTCGTCGGCCTCGCCACCGCCGTAGTTCTCGGATTCGGCGGCTGGCAGGTCATGCAGGGCATGATGACCCCCGGCGACATCGTCCTGTTCATGATGTACCTCAAGACCGCCATGAAACCCCTGCGGGACATGGCCAAGTACACCGGCCGCATTGCCCGCGCCCAGGCCAGCGGCGAACGCATCGCCGACCTCATGGACGAACCCGTCGACATCGCCGACCCGGCCGAGCCCCGCGACATGATCGGCGTCGAGGGCACCGTCACCTACGACCGGATCAGCGCCCGCGACGGCCACGGCCGACCCCTGTTCACCGACCTCGGCCTCACCATCCCCGCCGGGCAACGCGTCGGCCTCCTCGGCCCCTCCGGTGCCGGCAAGTCCACTCTCGCCGGCTACCTCGTCCGCCTCGCGGACGTCGACACCGGCGCCGTCCGCCTCGACCACTACGACACCCGCGACGTCCGCCGCGACGAGCTGCGCCAGCAGGTGTCCATCCTCTTCCAGGAATCGGTCCTCTTCGCCACCACCGTCCGTGAGAACATCCGCTACGGGCGCCTGACCGCCACCGACGACGAGGTCATCGACGCCGCCCGCCGCGCCGGCGCCCACGACTTCATCATGGCCCTGCCCGACGGCTACGACTCCGTCCTGGGCAACCGGGGTGACACCCTCTCCGGCGGGCAGCGCCAACGCCTGGCCATCGCCCGCAGCATGGTGCGGGACTCCGCCGTCGTCGTCCTCGACGAACCCACCACCGGCCTCGACCCGGCCTCCCGGGCCCTGGTGGAGGAATCGCTGCACGAACTCACCCGGGGACGCACGACACTGGCCATCACCCACGACATCTCCATGATCCGCTCCCTCGACCGCCTGCTCTGGCTCGAGGACGGACAGATCGTCGAGGACGGCACCCCCGCCGAGCTCCTCACCGACCCCGACACCCGCATCAGCGCCTGGGCCCGCACCCAGGAGGATGCCGTCCACCAGAAGGAACTGCTCTGA
- a CDS encoding glycosyltransferase family 4 protein, translating to MMNIVYLLADPGIGVFGSKGASVHVQEVVRAMRGLGHHVTVLCIRRGERDGTELVPDDLADLPVITVPVRSASGSANREFELIATVDKMVEIAAGLPCDLIYERYSLFSDVGARLNHLAPVILEVNAPLIDEQTTHRRLHHVTLARVRTLAAFSGASLLSCVSRPVADWVATLCPAAPVVVTPNGVNTDRVRPGVRLPGQPLTVGFLGTLKPWHGTDVLLDAVGTARSTWRVEICGTGPELDALREQATRLSLDVVFHGAVAPADVPEILTGWDVATAPYPATDNHYFSPLKVYEYLAAGLPVIASAVGELPELLGYCGVLTTPGDTDSLAAALDRLAGDRAERERLGRRGRVLVETHHTWRSRVTDLLAGVFV from the coding sequence ATGATGAACATCGTCTATCTGCTCGCCGACCCCGGCATCGGGGTCTTCGGCTCCAAGGGCGCGTCCGTCCACGTGCAGGAGGTCGTCCGCGCGATGCGTGGGCTGGGACACCACGTCACCGTGCTGTGCATCCGCCGCGGGGAGCGCGACGGCACCGAACTCGTCCCGGACGACCTCGCCGACCTGCCGGTGATCACCGTGCCCGTCCGTTCCGCCTCCGGGTCCGCGAACCGCGAGTTCGAGCTCATCGCCACGGTGGACAAGATGGTGGAGATCGCCGCCGGCCTGCCCTGCGACCTCATCTACGAGCGCTACTCCCTGTTCTCGGACGTCGGCGCGCGGCTCAACCACCTCGCCCCGGTCATCCTCGAGGTCAACGCGCCGCTCATCGACGAACAGACCACCCACCGGCGCCTGCACCACGTCACCCTCGCCCGGGTGCGCACCCTCGCGGCGTTCAGCGGTGCCAGCCTCCTGTCGTGCGTGTCCCGGCCGGTGGCGGACTGGGTCGCCACCCTGTGTCCCGCCGCGCCCGTGGTGGTCACCCCCAACGGCGTCAACACCGACCGCGTCCGCCCCGGCGTCCGCCTGCCCGGCCAGCCGCTCACCGTCGGCTTCCTGGGCACCCTCAAGCCCTGGCACGGCACCGACGTGCTTCTCGACGCCGTCGGCACCGCCCGCAGCACCTGGCGGGTGGAGATCTGCGGCACCGGCCCCGAACTCGACGCCCTGCGTGAGCAGGCCACCCGCCTGAGCCTGGACGTGGTCTTCCACGGCGCCGTCGCCCCGGCGGACGTGCCCGAGATCCTCACCGGCTGGGACGTGGCCACCGCCCCCTACCCGGCCACCGACAACCACTACTTCTCTCCCCTCAAGGTCTACGAGTACCTCGCCGCCGGGCTGCCGGTCATCGCCTCCGCCGTCGGCGAGCTGCCCGAGCTGCTCGGCTACTGCGGTGTGCTCACCACCCCCGGTGACACCGATTCCCTCGCTGCCGCGCTCGACCGCCTGGCCGGCGACCGGGCGGAACGCGAACGGCTCGGCCGACGGGGCCGGGTGCTCGTGGAGACCCACCACACCTGGCGCAGCCGCGTCACCGACCTGCTGGCGGGGGTGTTCGTGTGA
- a CDS encoding glycosyltransferase family 4 protein, with protein sequence MSRTGYVLKMYPRFSETFVVSEILAREAAGEDIVIFSLRPCTDARFHPELARVKAPVIHVDRPRSASTLWSRLTPEAAPVLSELLDHDVDDAVQAVQVARLATELGVTHLHAHFATVATTVARLAGKITGLPYSFTAHAKDIFHEDVVEEDLAAKFADAHHAVTISGYNKRDLDARFPASADRIHLVHNGLELDRFPYAPRPESGLRLLSVGRLVEKKGLHLLVDAAAALHGRGVPVTVDIAGDGPLREDLARQIHSLGLGGHVRLLGPVTQAEVTRLLGECDVFVAPFIVGADGNADGLPTVLLEAMARGMRIVAADVTAVGEVITEQTGWLVPTGDVHALVDAVADATGDTGTGRADAGRALVEKLCDSTRQARALRDLQEA encoded by the coding sequence ATGTCTAGGACCGGTTACGTGCTCAAGATGTACCCGCGGTTCTCCGAGACGTTCGTCGTCTCCGAGATCCTCGCCCGGGAGGCGGCGGGAGAGGACATCGTCATCTTCTCCCTGCGTCCGTGCACCGACGCCCGGTTCCACCCGGAACTCGCGCGCGTGAAGGCCCCGGTCATCCACGTCGACCGGCCGCGCAGCGCGAGCACCCTGTGGTCCCGGCTCACCCCAGAGGCCGCGCCGGTCCTGTCCGAACTGCTCGATCATGACGTCGACGACGCCGTCCAGGCGGTGCAGGTCGCGCGACTGGCCACCGAGCTCGGCGTGACGCACCTGCACGCCCATTTCGCCACCGTCGCCACCACGGTCGCGCGCCTGGCGGGGAAGATCACCGGGCTGCCGTACTCCTTCACCGCGCACGCCAAGGACATCTTCCACGAGGACGTCGTCGAGGAGGACCTGGCGGCGAAATTCGCCGACGCCCACCACGCGGTGACCATCAGCGGCTACAACAAACGTGACCTCGACGCGCGGTTCCCGGCCTCGGCCGACCGCATCCACCTCGTCCACAACGGTCTCGAACTCGACCGCTTCCCCTACGCCCCGCGCCCCGAATCAGGCCTGCGGCTGCTGTCGGTGGGACGCCTGGTGGAGAAGAAGGGCCTGCACCTGCTCGTCGACGCCGCCGCGGCCCTCCACGGACGGGGCGTGCCCGTCACCGTCGACATCGCCGGGGACGGCCCGCTGCGCGAGGACCTGGCCCGCCAGATCCATTCCCTCGGCCTGGGCGGGCATGTCCGCCTGCTCGGCCCGGTCACCCAGGCCGAGGTCACCCGCCTGCTGGGGGAGTGCGACGTCTTCGTCGCCCCCTTCATCGTCGGGGCGGACGGCAACGCCGACGGCCTGCCCACCGTCCTGCTCGAGGCGATGGCCCGCGGCATGCGCATCGTCGCCGCCGACGTCACCGCCGTCGGCGAGGTCATCACCGAGCAGACCGGGTGGCTCGTCCCCACCGGTGACGTCCACGCGCTTGTCGACGCCGTGGCCGACGCCACCGGCGACACCGGGACGGGGCGGGCGGACGCGGGACGCGCGCTCGTCGAGAAGCTCTGTGATTCCACCCGGCAGGCCCGGGCCCTGCGTGACCTCCAGGAGGCATGA
- a CDS encoding glycosyltransferase family protein produces the protein MSITVAMYSHDSVGLGHLRRNRAIAFALAEHLPPGSSGILIAGHPAATRFSLPAGWDWLVLPGYARTPDGYTARALHMGVSGLSELRSLTITAALAALSPDLFIVDRHPFGVDDELRPVLDMLHTTGCVTVLGLREVLDTPAVAHAEWRTAETAAAYDALWVYGDPAIHDPVASGEIPAELAPLVSFTGYLSRGRHVDEGDPVEAPYLITTVGGGSDGGQLARIAARTRPPEGHRHLVVTGPQMSEAELLAVRALAATHHTQVTRFVPNLPTLIRDAAGVVCMGGYNSLAEVMATDTPALVIPRNTRRAEQPIRARALADAAVSDTIDINDLTPRRLGEWMAGAATRRVSREHVDLDGLHRVGHLACDLLAEVSSHV, from the coding sequence ATGAGCATCACGGTCGCCATGTACTCCCACGATTCCGTGGGACTGGGTCATCTGCGCCGCAACCGCGCGATCGCGTTCGCCCTGGCGGAGCATCTGCCACCCGGGTCGAGCGGCATCCTCATCGCGGGCCACCCCGCCGCCACCCGCTTCAGCCTCCCGGCCGGCTGGGACTGGTTGGTGCTGCCCGGCTACGCCCGGACCCCGGACGGCTACACCGCCCGTGCCCTGCACATGGGTGTCAGCGGGCTCTCGGAGCTGCGGTCGCTGACCATCACCGCCGCGCTGGCCGCCCTCTCTCCGGACCTGTTCATCGTCGACCGTCACCCCTTCGGCGTCGACGATGAGCTCCGCCCCGTCCTGGACATGCTGCACACCACCGGTTGCGTGACCGTCCTGGGCCTGCGGGAGGTGCTGGACACCCCGGCCGTGGCCCATGCCGAATGGCGCACCGCCGAGACCGCGGCCGCCTATGACGCCCTGTGGGTCTACGGTGACCCGGCGATCCATGACCCGGTGGCCAGCGGCGAGATCCCGGCGGAGCTGGCCCCGCTCGTCTCCTTCACCGGTTACCTCTCCCGCGGCCGCCACGTCGACGAGGGCGACCCGGTCGAGGCGCCCTACCTGATCACCACCGTGGGCGGGGGATCCGACGGCGGGCAGCTGGCCCGGATCGCGGCCCGCACCCGGCCACCGGAGGGGCACCGCCATCTCGTCGTCACGGGACCCCAGATGTCCGAGGCGGAGCTGCTGGCCGTCCGCGCCCTGGCGGCCACCCACCACACCCAGGTCACCCGCTTCGTGCCCAACCTGCCCACCCTCATCCGGGACGCGGCGGGCGTGGTGTGCATGGGCGGCTACAACTCCCTGGCGGAGGTCATGGCCACCGACACCCCGGCGCTGGTCATCCCCCGCAACACCCGCCGCGCGGAGCAGCCCATCCGGGCCCGCGCCCTGGCGGACGCCGCGGTGTCCGACACGATCGACATCAACGACCTCACCCCACGCCGGCTCGGCGAGTGGATGGCCGGCGCCGCCACCCGCCGGGTGTCCCGGGAGCATGTCGACCTCGACGGTCTGCACCGCGTCGGCCACCTGGCCTGCGACCTGCTCGCGGAGGTGAGCTCCCATGTCTAG